Part of the Pseudomonas lijiangensis genome is shown below.
ATCGCCTTGCAGGTGCAGTTCACCCAGACGGGCGCGCTCACGTTTGCCGTAGAAGTAGGCAATGACCAGGATCGCGATTACACCGGCGAACATGGCTGGAATCATCGGTACGAAAATATCCGAGGCATCGACATGCAGGGCGCTGGCTGCGCGAGCAGTCGGGCCGCCCCATGGCGTCATGTTCATCACACCGCCAGCCAGAATGATCAGGCCTGCCATGATGCGCGGGCTCATGCCGACACGGCTGTAGAGCGGCAGCATGGCGGCAACGCAGATCATGTAAGTGGTCGCGCCGTCACCGTCCAGGGAAACCACCAGCGCCAGTACGGCAGTGCCGACCGAAATGCGCATCGGGTCGCCTTTCACCATTTTCAGGATCTTGCGCACGGCCGGGTCGAACAGGCCCGAGTCGATCATCAGGGCGAAGTAGAGAATCGCGAACATCAGCATGACGCCGGTTGGCGCCAGCTTGGTGATGCCAGCCAGCATCATGGGGCCGATCTGCGGACCGAAGCCGCCGAACAGGGCAAAAATGATCGGTACGATAATCAGGGCAATGAGCGCGGTCATGCGCTTGCTCATGATCAGGTACATGAACGCAATAACCATGGCGAAGCCAAGGAAAGTCAACATAGGAATACTCCAGACGTAATACGGCTACAGAACGTTGAAACGAACGAATCAGCTCAGCAGAGGCAATACGTGGAGGGGAGGCGCAAGGAGGGTATGAATCGGGGTAGGAACAAGCATCGTAATCACCATTTATTTTTGTTAATTGGGCCGAAAACTGTGTTGAGCACGTTTCCTGGCTAGCCGGTCTTTTGCCGGTGGTGAGCTGATCCTAATTGCAGAAGCTTTCACTTACCTTTCAATGGTGAACGGGATTCGCGAATAAATTCGTTCTCACATACAGCATGTGGGAGCGAATTCATTCGCGAAAAAGCCGGTTACTGGGAGAACTGAGACGCCAGCTCACGCAACATGGCTTCGGCTTCCAGAACCTTTCTGACAGATTCGTTGGCCTTTTCACGGGTCAGGCCCAGGCGTTCGAACAACTCGTCCGGGATTTCCTGCTGAGGGCCCGAACCGACGCCGTTGGCACGCAGCAAGCGGACCGCCAGGAAGATCAGGTTGGCATATTCGCAATGCTTGCCCGCGTAGTGCGGGTCATGCTGGAAGCGCAGCGCCGTGGACAGTTCGTCCGGCATGTCCCAGTAGCGCATCAGCCAGGCACCGATCTGCTCGCGGCTGATGCCCAGCAAGTGATGCTCGACATAGCTGTGATGCAGATGCGGGTTGACCTCCAGTTGACGGCAGATCAGCGAGAAATGCGGCGGGAACACGTGTGCCAGCAGCAGGTAGCCGAAGTTGTGCAGCAGGCCGGCCAGATAGGTCAGGCCGCCTTCCGGGCGTTTGGCGCGTGGAATGGCGCGGGTCAGGCCTTCGATGACCGCAGCGGTGTAGATCGACTGTTGCCAGTAAGGCGTTGTCTGCTGTGGATGATCCTTGGGCAGACTAAGGGTCTTGCCCAGTGCCAGGCCCAGCGCCAGATTGATGACCAGATCGAAACCCAGCACGCGGACGATGGCGTCTTCGACCGAGCGAATCTTGCCTGTCGAGGCGTAGTAAGGCGAAGCGGCCCAACTCACGACCTGAGCGGCCAGCGCCGGGTCGGTTTCAACCACGCCGGTAATGTCATCGATGGTTGCGTCAGGGTCGACACGCAGCTTGATGATCTTCTGCGCAGTCCCAGCCAGCGGTGGAATTTCCAGCGTCGCTTCCAGACGTTGCTGGATGCGTCGTGCCGTGAAGGCATGCATGGCCTGGGTGATTTCCTCGCGGTCGTCATCGGGACGATCGAGGTTGGGATGGATGCCGCTCAACAGTTCGCCAAAATGCGCTGCACTGGCCTTGCTCAGCATGCCCCTGAAGTCTTCGCTGTTGATTTCCAGC
Proteins encoded:
- a CDS encoding aminoacyl-tRNA deacylase and HDOD domain-containing protein — translated: MTEVAHVDDSHQAPSVIRQLLEKLAISYNEVVDDASLSASRKVQAVLVEDAVGALLILYPQSQLLDLNRITELTGRQLAAVPHDRLLRMLAKHNLHALPGLPALTSSPCLYDDRLLQEPALLIGSGEPGVLLEINSEDFRGMLSKASAAHFGELLSGIHPNLDRPDDDREEITQAMHAFTARRIQQRLEATLEIPPLAGTAQKIIKLRVDPDATIDDITGVVETDPALAAQVVSWAASPYYASTGKIRSVEDAIVRVLGFDLVINLALGLALGKTLSLPKDHPQQTTPYWQQSIYTAAVIEGLTRAIPRAKRPEGGLTYLAGLLHNFGYLLLAHVFPPHFSLICRQLEVNPHLHHSYVEHHLLGISREQIGAWLMRYWDMPDELSTALRFQHDPHYAGKHCEYANLIFLAVRLLRANGVGSGPQQEIPDELFERLGLTREKANESVRKVLEAEAMLRELASQFSQ